A stretch of the Lolium perenne isolate Kyuss_39 chromosome 3, Kyuss_2.0, whole genome shotgun sequence genome encodes the following:
- the LOC127321134 gene encoding secreted RxLR effector protein 161-like — MSANCFSVLTYSTAPPADTTLYRSIVGSLRYLVHTRPDIAYAVGYVSRFMENPTTEHMSAVKHVLQYIAGTRSYGCHYRRKTTDPKLIGYSDSDMAGDVDDRKSTTGVLFFLGSSPITWKSQKQKVVALSSCEAEYVAVTTATCQGDISSFHKEFGSHIFSEI, encoded by the exons ATGTCGGCCAACTGTTTTTCTGTTCTGACGTACTCCACGGCGCCACCCGCCGACACCACTCTGTACCGGAGTATTGTCGGGAGCTTGCGCTACCTCGTGCACACGCGACCTGACATTGCATATGCTGTTGGGTACGTGAGCCGCTTCATGGAGAATCCCACCACTGAGCACATGTCCGCGGtgaagcatgtcctccagtacatCGCTGGGACACGGTCCTACGGGTGCCACTACAGGAGGAAGACTACCGATCCCAAACTGATCGGGTACAGCGACAGTGACATGGCCGGCGACGTCGATGACCGGAAGAGCACGACGGGGGTGTTGTTCTTCCTCGGATCGAGCCCCATCACATGGAAGTCACAGAAGCAGAAGGTCGTCGCTCTGTCTTCCTGCGAGGCAGAGTACGTCGCAGTCACGACAGCAACGTGCCaag gcgacatctcgtcctttcacaaGGAGTTTGGCTCGCACATCTTCTCGGAGATATGA